From a single Ignisphaera cupida genomic region:
- a CDS encoding proton-conducting transporter transmembrane domain-containing protein gives MGSGIISSKIYVNAESLGEEIEKFMHQGFNHLITITAMDRKTYIELIYHLSNLQGKVQHLSVRISKGKTSDARYFKYYSRCKDFVFILVSVLKKLYSTADIRELQKVDSENGFLKFVFAVSMLGLAGMPPFISFWAEFYMSLGLLAASTLIGVSFLMLLILKASVLVLTTFIFAGSSSKSKNHVKTPLISIGAALALNILMIILFPFYQQIMEHFIAKT, from the coding sequence GTGGGTAGTGGAATAATATCGAGTAAGATCTATGTTAATGCGGAGAGCCTTGGTGAGGAAATAGAAAAGTTTATGCATCAGGGATTTAACCATCTCATAACGATTACAGCTATGGATAGAAAAACATATATTGAGCTAATTTATCATTTAAGCAATTTGCAAGGGAAGGTGCAACATCTATCAGTTAGAATAAGCAAGGGAAAAACCAGTGATGCCAGATATTTCAAATATTATTCCAGGTGCAAAGATTTTGTCTTTATATTGGTTAGTGTACTGAAAAAACTTTACTCAACTGCAGATATTAGGGAACTTCAGAAGGTAGATTCAGAGAATGGATTTTTAAAATTTGTATTTGCAGTTTCAATGCTTGGATTAGCTGGGATGCCACCATTTATTTCCTTCTGGGCTGAGTTTTACATGAGTTTAGGACTACTTGCAGCAAGCACATTAATTGGTGTATCCTTTTTAATGCTATTGATATTAAAAGCATCTGTATTAGTGCTAACAACATTTATTTTTGCTGGTAGTAGTAGTAAATCGAAAAACCATGTAAAAACACCTTTAATTTCAATTGGCGCAGCTCTTGCACTAAACATTTTAATGATTATTCTCTTCCCATTTTACCAACAGATAATGGAACACTTCATTGCAAAAACATGA
- a CDS encoding DMT family transporter codes for MWGIIAIVTASLLWSFNPAVISRYGRAIKPLTFTGIRASIALIPLLPLLFSRNTSLELDLLAWIVIALSAIIGPGIGDSLYALSIKTIGGSLAVTISYTYIFFTQIFSRILANEIVGLKTVAGAFIAFMGIAISVSGKEHSKVVGVKEMSIGFLAGLGTAVAWGLGTVLVKISLRYIPDVVVLTAVRLIIIALSLLLVGYGVEGWYSKELVGDVMKAATITGVLGWTIGMYLYIYAISVMGASLAAIATALTPVISQITTKTISHEKISMRNIAGSIAVTLGVAITYL; via the coding sequence ATGTGGGGAATCATAGCAATAGTAACAGCATCTCTTTTGTGGAGTTTCAACCCAGCTGTTATATCGAGGTATGGTAGAGCTATTAAGCCATTAACCTTCACAGGTATTAGAGCTTCAATAGCTTTAATACCTTTGCTTCCCCTGCTTTTCTCTAGGAACACAAGTTTAGAGCTTGATTTACTTGCATGGATTGTTATTGCATTGTCAGCAATAATTGGGCCTGGTATAGGGGATTCTCTATATGCTTTATCAATTAAGACAATAGGCGGTTCACTAGCTGTTACAATAAGCTATACATATATTTTCTTCACTCAAATATTTTCTCGTATTCTAGCTAATGAGATTGTGGGTTTGAAAACAGTTGCTGGAGCCTTCATAGCTTTTATGGGTATAGCAATTAGTGTTTCTGGCAAAGAGCATAGCAAAGTTGTTGGTGTAAAGGAGATGAGTATTGGATTTTTAGCAGGTCTTGGAACAGCTGTTGCATGGGGGCTGGGAACAGTATTGGTTAAAATAAGTCTTCGCTATATTCCGGATGTGGTAGTTCTTACGGCAGTTAGGCTAATAATAATAGCCTTGTCTTTGCTGCTAGTTGGCTATGGTGTTGAGGGTTGGTATAGCAAAGAGCTTGTGGGAGATGTGATGAAAGCTGCTACAATAACAGGTGTTCTGGGGTGGACCATAGGAATGTATCTATACATATATGCAATTAGTGTAATGGGTGCATCACTAGCTGCTATAGCAACAGCTTTAACACCGGTTATATCACAAATTACAACAAAAACAATATCACATGAAAAAATATCGATGAGAAACATTGCAGGATCAATTGCTGTGACATTGGGTGTTGCAATAACATATTTATGA
- a CDS encoding nucleotidyltransferase domain-containing protein, which produces MVFDIVEGFYMILKDKSIFYAKGVSHPPKKLVAFPKYVPSPSGDRVHSSGFRYLKIPGVDAEMDYVKKHYPHYIVYDDYFCRSVPMIPLSDVEMVLNPVEKAKEILNSTRVVDSVINDIRDFLVLASEIGGVRNIGVSGSVLAGLHKSDSDIDIVVYGFEDSIKMYRFLSDAINDCNLGFSKYSRESLHKLYRERIAETPIPFEKFVEVESRRVLEGFFKGREYFVRLVKEPDKDDVYGVYKCRKIGVATLRLRIEDDSQAIYTPCRYKVHVEDVVSGVKTNVEEVYSLRGRFNEIAKKGEVALARGSVELLEYGSGMQKYRLYIGDPGDFIYPIR; this is translated from the coding sequence ATGGTGTTTGACATTGTTGAAGGGTTTTACATGATTTTGAAAGACAAGTCTATTTTCTATGCCAAGGGTGTTTCACATCCACCGAAAAAGCTGGTTGCTTTTCCAAAGTATGTTCCTAGCCCTAGTGGTGATAGAGTTCACAGCTCTGGATTTAGATACTTGAAGATTCCCGGTGTTGATGCTGAAATGGATTATGTTAAGAAGCATTATCCACACTATATTGTGTATGATGATTATTTCTGTAGATCTGTTCCAATGATTCCTCTAAGCGATGTTGAAATGGTTTTGAATCCAGTTGAAAAAGCTAAGGAGATTTTGAATTCTACAAGAGTTGTTGATAGTGTTATTAATGATATTAGAGATTTTCTAGTGCTAGCTTCTGAAATTGGGGGTGTTAGAAACATTGGTGTTTCAGGTTCTGTGTTAGCTGGGTTACATAAAAGTGATTCTGATATTGATATTGTTGTTTATGGCTTTGAAGACTCCATTAAAATGTATAGATTTTTGAGTGATGCGATTAATGATTGTAATTTGGGTTTCTCCAAATACTCTAGAGAATCTCTTCACAAACTCTACAGAGAGAGAATTGCTGAAACACCAATACCATTTGAAAAATTTGTTGAGGTAGAGTCTAGAAGGGTTTTGGAGGGCTTCTTCAAAGGAAGAGAATACTTTGTTAGACTAGTTAAAGAACCTGATAAAGATGATGTTTACGGTGTTTACAAATGTAGAAAAATTGGTGTAGCAACACTAAGGCTTAGAATTGAAGATGACTCACAAGCAATTTACACTCCATGCAGATACAAAGTGCATGTTGAAGACGTTGTAAGTGGTGTTAAGACTAATGTTGAAGAGGTTTACAGTCTTAGGGGAAGATTCAACGAAATTGCTAAAAAAGGTGAAGTTGCATTGGCCAGAGGTTCTGTAGAGCTTCTAGAGTATGGAAGTGGTATGCAAAAATACAGACTCTACATAGGAGACCCTGGGGACTTTATCTATCCAATAAGATAA
- the fae gene encoding formaldehyde-activating enzyme, whose translation MPKIGIRFGEALVGEEPEIAHIDLIIGDKDGPAGIGFAFGLAHQTYGHTKLFAVLTPNLLVKPVTLLVPKVTIKNLKQAELVFGAAQYAVAKAVADSVAEGVIPKDIVEDVVIICGVFVHPAAKDPDKVFKYNYEATKLAIKRAMAGEPKIDEILAKKDTVEHPFYKPKK comes from the coding sequence ATGCCCAAAATCGGTATAAGATTTGGAGAAGCTCTAGTTGGTGAAGAACCTGAGATTGCCCACATAGATTTGATAATTGGCGATAAGGATGGGCCTGCTGGAATAGGATTTGCATTTGGCTTAGCACATCAAACATATGGGCATACAAAACTCTTTGCTGTGCTAACCCCGAATCTACTGGTAAAGCCAGTTACTTTGCTTGTTCCAAAGGTAACTATAAAGAATCTTAAACAAGCTGAGCTTGTCTTTGGAGCTGCTCAATATGCTGTTGCAAAAGCTGTTGCAGATTCTGTTGCAGAAGGTGTGATTCCAAAGGATATTGTTGAAGATGTTGTTATAATATGTGGAGTCTTTGTTCATCCAGCAGCTAAAGACCCTGACAAAGTGTTTAAATACAATTATGAGGCTACAAAACTAGCTATTAAGAGGGCCATGGCTGGAGAACCAAAAATTGATGAGATTCTAGCTAAGAAAGATACTGTTGAGCATCCATTCTATAAACCTAAAAAGTAG
- the moaC gene encoding cyclic pyranopterin monophosphate synthase MoaC → MSAKMVDVSGKPDVFREAVAMGCIKLRKETIDRIRSGGVEKGDVLTASSIVAISSAKLAHILLPFCHPIKIDYVEPRIWLEDERLCIEVLVKARERTGAEMEALTAVSIALLNVWDMVKKYEKNENGQYPYTAIEFIRVVEKLKKDVEKY, encoded by the coding sequence ATGTCTGCAAAAATGGTTGATGTTAGTGGTAAACCAGATGTTTTTAGAGAAGCTGTTGCAATGGGGTGTATAAAGCTTAGAAAAGAAACTATTGATAGGATTAGGAGTGGTGGGGTTGAGAAAGGAGATGTTTTAACAGCTTCATCAATAGTTGCAATATCTTCTGCAAAACTAGCTCATATCCTACTGCCCTTCTGTCACCCAATAAAAATAGATTATGTGGAGCCAAGGATTTGGCTAGAAGATGAGAGACTCTGTATAGAGGTACTGGTTAAAGCACGTGAGAGAACAGGTGCTGAAATGGAGGCATTGACAGCTGTTTCAATTGCTCTTCTAAATGTTTGGGACATGGTTAAAAAGTATGAAAAGAATGAGAATGGGCAATATCCATACACAGCTATAGAGTTTATTAGAGTTGTTGAAAAGTTGAAAAAAGATGTTGAAAAATATTGA
- the vapB gene encoding type II toxin-antitoxin system VapB family antitoxin, with translation MSVVISVRVREDVKKFLEESGIDVSEEIRRFLEELYIKVKMRKYIDKWDRLLDSVKPSEKGFSVESVRGDRESH, from the coding sequence GTGAGTGTTGTGATAAGTGTTAGAGTTAGGGAAGATGTTAAGAAGTTTTTAGAGGAAAGTGGTATAGATGTGTCTGAGGAGATTAGAAGATTTCTGGAAGAACTCTATATTAAGGTTAAGATGAGGAAATACATTGATAAATGGGATAGGTTGCTAGATAGTGTAAAGCCTAGTGAGAAGGGTTTTTCAGTAGAATCTGTGAGGGGGGATCGTGAGAGTCATTGA
- a CDS encoding type II toxin-antitoxin system VapC family toxin has protein sequence MTLLLWVRYFSREENWEKVREIMLQGVISLDLAVKELANALWKKVRRGEMNFEVAKTILRDITEEKPIPIEYEEKYLSRAFEIAMENGLTIYDSLFIVFAMEKGLELVTCDENQARIARKLGVKVLVL, from the coding sequence TTGACTCTTCTGCTTTGGGTTAGGTATTTTAGTCGTGAAGAAAATTGGGAGAAGGTTAGGGAAATAATGCTTCAAGGTGTTATCTCACTAGATCTTGCTGTTAAGGAGCTTGCAAATGCCTTGTGGAAGAAGGTTCGTAGAGGGGAAATGAATTTTGAAGTTGCTAAAACAATTCTTAGGGATATTACTGAGGAAAAGCCCATTCCTATTGAATATGAGGAGAAGTATCTAAGTAGAGCGTTTGAGATAGCTATGGAAAATGGTTTAACTATATACGATTCACTTTTCATAGTATTTGCCATGGAGAAAGGTTTGGAGCTTGTAACATGTGATGAAAATCAAGCGAGAATTGCACGAAAACTAGGGGTTAAGGTACTTGTCCTTTAA
- a CDS encoding GNAT family N-acetyltransferase, giving the protein MQIIECGKECVDTVRNIFMNYMGWYHSYFASTCVEIGLCRALVALNNNTEIGAIVFYEASTYPIKLAAMYYIAVVEEYRGMGVGKALVSSVEYLLENRLYIATTQRSNFPSRKMFRDLGYIEIPFEHLSEDVAEFVEKITCSYEDDIVLYKGAINLEYIASQNINKVVADYIWRELCYKPWKMLRKIH; this is encoded by the coding sequence GTGCAGATAATTGAATGTGGCAAAGAATGTGTTGATACTGTTAGAAACATTTTCATGAATTATATGGGGTGGTACCACTCATACTTTGCATCAACATGCGTAGAAATAGGTTTATGCAGAGCACTAGTAGCACTAAACAACAATACTGAAATAGGGGCTATAGTATTTTACGAAGCCTCAACCTATCCAATTAAACTAGCTGCAATGTACTATATAGCTGTTGTTGAAGAGTATAGAGGAATGGGTGTAGGAAAAGCTCTTGTATCATCAGTTGAGTATTTACTGGAAAACAGACTGTATATAGCAACTACACAAAGAAGTAATTTTCCATCGAGAAAAATGTTTAGGGATTTGGGCTATATTGAAATACCTTTTGAGCATCTTAGTGAGGATGTAGCTGAATTTGTTGAGAAAATTACTTGCTCCTATGAAGACGACATTGTTTTGTATAAAGGAGCTATAAACTTAGAGTATATCGCATCGCAAAACATAAACAAAGTTGTTGCAGATTACATATGGAGAGAGCTGTGCTACAAGCCATGGAAAATGCTTAGAAAAATCCACTAA
- a CDS encoding DNA double-strand break repair nuclease NurA translates to MLSQALDLVLTSFGIIRSKVDEVISFDVAKNVKSQWIFFKAFQNPYQKRFRVSAIDSGYNYREFRGYALYIQNTVWVAIDVDGSESSSGVVDIDVTSSSNIDYELSLLSTIREMDSVCNLVNNFDIVLVDGSLIAVFSKIRRALLDGGGELLQSKNMNIKDSLNNFLITLSLYPSKIVFISKNSTAKDVLGLVKGDIYYFERYTDGLPGYTKPLDLTKSRHIGIAAAAKTFSHTIKNVTGLSSTIYMSYVRFEPFSRIYRVEFVSEKGEDVEQRIRHLINTLSSYIVAGYPYPLMRADQIARISYDDVDRVAIVLGISSDPYDREPL, encoded by the coding sequence GTGCTTTCACAAGCTCTAGACCTTGTGCTTACAAGTTTTGGCATTATTAGAAGTAAAGTTGATGAGGTAATAAGCTTTGATGTAGCTAAGAATGTTAAGTCTCAGTGGATTTTCTTTAAAGCTTTTCAAAATCCATATCAGAAAAGATTCAGAGTTTCAGCAATTGATAGTGGCTATAACTATAGAGAGTTTAGGGGGTATGCTCTATACATTCAAAACACTGTTTGGGTTGCTATTGATGTTGATGGAAGCGAGTCTAGCAGTGGTGTTGTGGATATAGATGTTACATCTAGTAGCAATATAGACTATGAGCTATCCCTTCTTTCAACTATAAGAGAAATGGATTCTGTATGCAATCTTGTTAATAATTTCGACATTGTTTTAGTTGATGGGAGTTTAATAGCTGTATTCTCCAAGATTAGAAGAGCATTGCTTGATGGAGGTGGGGAATTGTTACAATCAAAAAATATGAATATTAAGGATTCTCTAAACAATTTCCTAATAACACTTTCTCTATACCCAAGCAAAATAGTGTTTATTTCAAAGAATTCAACAGCAAAAGATGTTCTTGGACTTGTTAAAGGGGATATATACTACTTTGAAAGATACACTGATGGCTTACCTGGATATACAAAGCCACTGGATCTCACAAAGTCTAGGCACATAGGTATTGCAGCTGCTGCTAAAACCTTTAGCCACACAATCAAGAATGTAACAGGGTTGAGCAGCACAATATACATGTCTTATGTTAGATTTGAGCCCTTCTCCAGAATATACAGAGTTGAGTTTGTTAGTGAAAAAGGTGAGGATGTGGAGCAGAGAATTAGGCATTTGATAAACACTTTATCGTCATATATTGTTGCTGGCTACCCCTACCCACTTATGAGAGCAGATCAAATAGCGCGTATTAGTTATGATGATGTTGATAGGGTTGCTATTGTTCTTGGCATTTCCTCTGACCCCTATGATAGAGAGCCTCTGTAG
- a CDS encoding ATP-binding protein encodes MTFQKLVEFKNSVEYEVVGYVVGESKPYKAEILAFRPLAMGEYLYMEYHGYRVLAFVATSITGSTIISRDLIDPRDVERLVKSVRVGERLFYHRGVVKILGSVNSDGYKLQIPSIPPPPGTEVYKAPKTVLESVFSPRKRNYVGVGVLLREPEVEVKVNINKIVSRHLGILAMTGMGKSNLVALIAKRVEELGGTIVIFDYHGEYTSLKNIVLIKPVLDPLKLTLDELARLLNIPRNATRQRMVLKECLDSTDFGSAKEFFNSMKRCVQGRIARYGASAQKVLDSLNVYEGFLKKVLKEDTGDVIERIAIGSINVVDLSELHLNHADAVIAHWLSRLLEARKASVWSNGEKGFPTPLIAVIEEAHVFLPADDETSTKSSASLVVREGRKFGLGLVVVSQRPRGLDPTILSQLGNLAILRIVHPEDQAYVARYCEPVMQDVMEELPGLNVGEAILLGEWVPIPAAAKIDLVSEKVSGMDIDAVAIWGSYLNKK; translated from the coding sequence ATGACTTTTCAAAAACTTGTTGAGTTTAAGAATTCTGTAGAGTATGAGGTTGTTGGCTATGTTGTTGGAGAGTCTAAGCCATACAAAGCAGAGATTCTGGCTTTTAGACCTCTTGCAATGGGTGAGTATCTTTACATGGAGTACCATGGGTATAGGGTATTAGCATTTGTTGCAACATCAATTACTGGAAGCACTATTATATCAAGAGATCTTATTGATCCAAGAGATGTTGAGAGACTTGTTAAAAGTGTTAGAGTTGGTGAAAGGCTCTTTTATCACAGAGGTGTTGTGAAGATTCTTGGCTCTGTAAATAGTGATGGCTATAAGCTTCAGATACCCTCTATACCTCCTCCACCAGGGACAGAGGTTTATAAAGCACCTAAAACAGTTCTTGAATCTGTTTTTAGCCCAAGAAAACGTAATTATGTTGGTGTTGGAGTTCTTTTGAGAGAACCTGAAGTGGAGGTTAAGGTCAATATAAACAAGATTGTTTCTAGGCATTTAGGCATACTTGCGATGACCGGTATGGGGAAAAGCAATCTTGTTGCCTTAATAGCTAAAAGAGTTGAGGAGCTTGGTGGAACCATAGTTATTTTTGATTATCATGGCGAGTACACATCGCTTAAAAACATTGTTTTGATAAAACCTGTTCTAGATCCCCTCAAACTTACATTAGATGAGCTTGCAAGGCTATTGAATATTCCGAGAAATGCAACTAGGCAGAGAATGGTTTTAAAGGAGTGTTTAGATTCAACAGATTTTGGTTCTGCTAAAGAGTTTTTCAACTCTATGAAGAGATGTGTACAAGGTAGAATAGCAAGATATGGTGCTTCAGCTCAAAAAGTTTTGGATTCTCTAAATGTTTACGAAGGTTTTTTGAAGAAGGTGCTGAAGGAGGATACAGGTGATGTTATAGAGAGAATAGCTATTGGCTCTATAAACGTTGTTGATTTAAGCGAGCTTCACTTAAATCATGCAGATGCTGTTATAGCACATTGGCTCTCAAGACTTTTAGAGGCTAGAAAAGCAAGTGTGTGGAGCAATGGTGAAAAAGGTTTTCCAACACCCCTAATAGCAGTTATAGAAGAAGCTCATGTGTTTCTACCAGCAGACGATGAAACATCTACAAAATCTAGTGCTTCACTAGTTGTTAGAGAGGGTAGAAAATTTGGACTGGGGCTTGTGGTGGTATCTCAAAGACCCAGAGGACTTGATCCAACAATTCTTAGTCAACTAGGCAACTTAGCAATTCTCAGAATTGTTCATCCAGAAGACCAAGCATATGTTGCTAGATATTGTGAACCTGTTATGCAGGATGTTATGGAGGAACTACCTGGTTTAAATGTTGGTGAAGCTATTTTGCTTGGTGAATGGGTTCCAATACCAGCTGCAGCAAAAATTGATTTGGTAAGCGAAAAAGTTAGTGGAATGGATATTGACGCTGTTGCTATTTGGGGTTCGTATCTCAACAAAAAGTAG
- a CDS encoding TATA-box-binding protein, with the protein MKVENIVATVSIGQNIDLDYLDKVLPNVEYDPEQFPGLVLRLDNPKVTALVFRSGRMVVTGAKSTPMLIRAVKKIIKMLLKYYVTITSKPRIQIQNIVASANIGSEVMLEKVAFLLENTMYEPEQFPGLIYRMSDPHVVLLIFSSGKMVITGAKSEDEVFLAVRNVYTKLKDLGCLREVKREEEIISEELESIESGRGRRKLTLKDLEI; encoded by the coding sequence GTGAAAGTTGAAAACATAGTTGCAACAGTGTCCATAGGACAAAACATAGATTTGGACTACTTGGACAAGGTGCTTCCCAACGTTGAGTATGACCCAGAGCAGTTTCCAGGTCTTGTACTTAGACTAGATAATCCAAAGGTTACAGCACTTGTGTTTAGATCTGGTAGAATGGTTGTTACAGGTGCTAAAAGCACTCCAATGCTTATCAGAGCTGTGAAGAAAATAATAAAAATGCTTCTCAAATACTATGTAACAATAACATCGAAACCAAGAATACAAATACAAAACATTGTTGCATCTGCAAACATAGGTTCTGAGGTTATGCTGGAAAAAGTTGCGTTTCTACTTGAAAACACCATGTATGAACCAGAGCAGTTCCCAGGGCTAATATACAGAATGAGTGATCCCCATGTTGTTTTGCTGATTTTCAGTAGTGGAAAAATGGTTATTACTGGTGCTAAAAGCGAGGATGAGGTGTTTCTAGCTGTTAGAAATGTGTATACAAAGCTTAAGGATCTTGGTTGTTTGAGAGAGGTGAAGAGGGAAGAGGAGATCATTAGTGAAGAGCTAGAAAGTATAGAAAGTGGGAGAGGTAGAAGAAAACTAACTTTGAAGGATTTAGAGATATAA
- a CDS encoding metallophosphoesterase, producing MLYEIYSGVYGVDDLPVAYFVSSDLKALVVADIHLGFEEYMATKGVYVPRMQLSKAIDIIEKALNTVNADTLIIVGDVKHLFDKLGRRESRDLHEFLVYVKKKFGRVVLVRGNHDNFIYSLSQRYGIEFYESIKVGNTLFVHGHKNIDLENSFHLLIMGHEHPSIVLKDPITDAVTKLQCFLKIPLQNGSTAIVLPAAGAYQSGTSVSTSTESYLSPIIRGYGVLKEAKPFAIVENEGLFELPTLSAIEDLLAMF from the coding sequence ATGCTTTACGAGATTTATAGTGGTGTTTATGGAGTTGATGACCTTCCTGTAGCATATTTTGTGTCTAGTGATTTAAAGGCGCTGGTTGTTGCTGATATTCATCTCGGTTTTGAGGAGTACATGGCTACAAAAGGAGTTTATGTTCCAAGAATGCAGCTAAGCAAGGCAATTGATATTATTGAAAAAGCTTTAAACACTGTGAATGCAGATACTCTAATTATTGTTGGTGATGTTAAGCATCTTTTTGATAAGCTTGGTAGAAGAGAGTCTAGAGATTTGCACGAATTTCTTGTTTATGTTAAGAAAAAGTTTGGTAGAGTAGTTCTTGTTAGAGGTAATCATGACAACTTCATATATTCTCTTTCCCAAAGATATGGAATAGAGTTTTACGAATCTATCAAAGTGGGAAACACTTTGTTTGTTCATGGCCACAAAAACATTGATTTAGAAAACAGCTTCCATCTTCTGATTATGGGTCATGAGCATCCAAGTATCGTGTTGAAAGATCCGATAACAGATGCTGTAACAAAGCTTCAATGCTTTCTAAAAATACCACTTCAAAATGGCTCAACAGCAATTGTCTTGCCTGCAGCAGGTGCTTATCAAAGTGGGACATCTGTTTCAACATCTACTGAAAGCTACCTATCCCCAATAATAAGAGGTTATGGTGTTTTGAAAGAGGCTAAGCCATTTGCAATTGTTGAGAATGAGGGTTTGTTTGAACTTCCAACACTTTCTGCTATTGAGGATCTTCTTGCAATGTTCTAG
- the guaA gene encoding glutamine-hydrolyzing GMP synthase — protein sequence MSWAPFKEFDTVIIVNFGGQYAHLIARRVRELRVYSEIVNYTEFSMDVVESVKPKAVILSGGPSSLVSSPNPPMIGNWILDVGIPVLGICYGHQLLAYLIGGRIERGVGEYGKTNIEIVNSDELFSGWGKREYVWMSHSDYVADIPREKAVVLAKSVETGYIAAFKLVDKPVYGVQFHPEVSHTPKGRKLIENFVVGIAKAKQTWSPGNIVEKIVSDIRSMVGEDEKVLCAVSGGIDSTVTAMLLRKAIGDRLVAVFVNHGLLREGEDVEVLNTLKKLGINPIYIDASQTFLNALKGVKDCEEKRKIIGELFAKIFKDIAESDKNIKWLAQGTTYPDVIESGAVVGADKIKSHHNVAGLPKWLNLRVLEPIKYLYKDEVRALAIELGVPREWALRHPFPGPGLAVRIIGEVTEEKLGIVRKASKIVEEELRKEGLYQDIWQAFAVVGDDKWVGVKGDKRQLGYIVTIRIVVSEDGMTADWFKASLELLERISNRITREIPDVTMVTYAISSKPPSTIEPC from the coding sequence ATGAGCTGGGCACCATTCAAAGAATTTGACACTGTTATCATAGTTAATTTTGGTGGTCAATATGCTCATTTGATAGCTAGAAGAGTTAGAGAGCTTAGAGTTTATAGCGAAATTGTTAACTATACGGAGTTTTCCATGGATGTTGTTGAAAGTGTTAAGCCAAAGGCGGTGATTCTTTCAGGTGGTCCAAGCAGTTTAGTATCCTCTCCCAATCCTCCAATGATTGGCAATTGGATTTTAGATGTTGGCATACCTGTTCTCGGTATTTGCTATGGTCACCAGCTTTTGGCTTATCTAATTGGTGGTAGAATTGAGAGGGGTGTTGGCGAATATGGCAAAACAAATATAGAGATTGTTAATAGTGATGAGCTGTTTAGTGGCTGGGGTAAGAGGGAATATGTTTGGATGTCTCACAGTGACTATGTTGCTGATATACCCAGGGAAAAAGCTGTTGTATTGGCAAAATCAGTTGAAACAGGCTATATAGCGGCATTCAAACTTGTTGATAAGCCTGTCTATGGTGTGCAGTTTCATCCAGAAGTTTCTCACACTCCAAAGGGTAGAAAGCTTATAGAGAATTTTGTTGTTGGTATTGCAAAAGCTAAGCAAACCTGGAGCCCGGGTAACATAGTTGAGAAAATAGTAAGCGATATTAGATCGATGGTTGGGGAAGATGAGAAGGTTTTGTGTGCTGTAAGTGGGGGGATAGACTCAACAGTAACTGCAATGCTTTTAAGAAAAGCTATTGGCGATAGACTTGTTGCTGTGTTTGTTAATCATGGGCTTTTGAGAGAAGGTGAAGATGTTGAAGTTCTCAACACACTCAAAAAACTGGGTATAAATCCTATATACATAGATGCTTCACAAACATTTCTAAATGCTCTCAAAGGTGTTAAAGACTGTGAGGAGAAGAGGAAGATAATTGGAGAGCTATTCGCAAAAATATTCAAGGATATTGCGGAAAGCGATAAAAACATAAAGTGGCTTGCCCAGGGAACAACATATCCAGATGTTATTGAGAGTGGAGCTGTTGTTGGAGCAGATAAAATCAAAAGTCATCACAATGTTGCTGGATTACCCAAGTGGTTGAATCTAAGGGTTTTAGAGCCTATCAAATATCTCTACAAAGATGAGGTTAGAGCACTTGCAATAGAGCTTGGAGTTCCTAGGGAATGGGCATTGAGACACCCATTCCCGGGACCTGGACTAGCTGTTAGAATAATTGGTGAAGTAACTGAAGAGAAGCTGGGGATTGTTAGAAAAGCCTCGAAGATTGTTGAGGAGGAGCTTAGGAAGGAGGGTCTTTACCAAGACATTTGGCAAGCTTTTGCTGTTGTTGGGGATGATAAGTGGGTTGGTGTAAAGGGTGATAAGAGGCAGCTAGGCTACATAGTAACAATAAGAATTGTTGTAAGCGAAGATGGCATGACAGCAGACTGGTTTAAAGCATCTTTGGAGCTTCTTGAGAGAATCTCCAATAGGATAACTCGTGAAATACCTGATGTAACCATGGTCACATATGCAATATCGTCAAAGCCACCATCAACTATAGAGCCTTGCTGA